A genomic window from Arthrobacter globiformis includes:
- a CDS encoding Na+/H+ antiporter has translation MDQLALIIGLLLATVVAVGLGDRLRLPYPVLMLLLAVALTFIPGFPDIEIPPELILPIFLPPLLFATAQRSSWAVFRVRWRTLIMLAVALVVLSTAVVAGAAWLMIPGIGIPAAIALGAMVAPPDPVAVESVAGRVHMPRRLITVLQSEGLFNDAAAIVIFQAAVAAAVGGTRIGPDVVLKFVVGAALAVVVGVAMGWLTWLVTRLVASMVARSAVTLVVPFAAYILAEEFHASGVIAVVVTALEMQRHARPQDAAERVTRTAFWDVVELLVTGLAFGLVGLEIQDVVRTEGSAIFGMAGTAVVVCVLVFAVRFGWLGLLAVSARKRKNLLQPTSAKEVLILTWCGMRGLATLALALALPVALADGTPFPARDQVLVTACAVLLATLVLPGLTLPWLMKVLNASQDGTEERDAARLLARRAQAAAVAALKDHELVKELPPEKVALVKEKMTRLHAELLDGSLRNESLAEKRERGRELAITVQTIALDAARQEVVAARSEPDMDPEVADRVLRQLDLRTMIMPE, from the coding sequence ATGGACCAGCTGGCACTCATTATCGGGCTCCTGCTCGCCACCGTGGTGGCCGTGGGCCTCGGGGACCGGCTGCGGCTGCCCTATCCGGTGCTGATGCTGCTCCTGGCCGTGGCGCTGACGTTCATCCCGGGCTTCCCGGACATCGAGATTCCGCCAGAGCTGATCCTGCCGATCTTCCTGCCACCGCTGCTGTTCGCCACGGCGCAGCGGAGCTCCTGGGCCGTCTTCCGGGTCCGGTGGCGGACGCTGATCATGCTCGCCGTGGCCCTCGTGGTCCTCTCCACTGCCGTGGTCGCCGGCGCCGCCTGGCTCATGATTCCGGGGATCGGCATCCCCGCCGCCATCGCGCTGGGAGCCATGGTGGCACCGCCGGACCCCGTTGCGGTGGAGTCCGTGGCCGGCCGCGTGCACATGCCCCGGCGCCTGATCACGGTGCTGCAGAGCGAAGGGCTCTTCAACGACGCCGCCGCCATTGTCATCTTCCAGGCAGCTGTTGCCGCCGCGGTCGGCGGCACCAGGATAGGGCCCGACGTCGTCCTCAAGTTCGTCGTGGGAGCGGCACTTGCCGTCGTGGTCGGCGTCGCCATGGGCTGGCTGACGTGGCTGGTCACCCGGCTGGTGGCGTCCATGGTGGCCCGCAGCGCCGTGACCCTGGTGGTGCCCTTTGCCGCGTACATCCTCGCGGAGGAATTCCACGCCTCCGGTGTGATTGCCGTCGTGGTCACCGCCCTGGAGATGCAGCGGCACGCCCGCCCGCAAGACGCCGCCGAGCGGGTGACCCGGACCGCCTTCTGGGACGTGGTGGAGCTGCTGGTGACGGGCCTTGCCTTTGGGCTCGTGGGGCTCGAGATCCAGGATGTTGTCCGCACAGAGGGTTCCGCGATCTTCGGGATGGCGGGGACCGCCGTCGTGGTCTGCGTCCTGGTGTTCGCTGTGCGGTTCGGCTGGCTGGGACTGTTGGCCGTGTCCGCCCGGAAACGTAAGAACCTGCTGCAGCCGACCTCCGCCAAAGAGGTCCTGATCCTGACTTGGTGCGGCATGCGCGGGCTGGCCACCCTGGCCCTGGCGCTGGCCCTGCCGGTTGCGCTTGCCGACGGCACGCCCTTCCCGGCGCGTGACCAGGTGCTGGTCACGGCGTGTGCGGTGCTGCTGGCCACGTTGGTGCTGCCGGGGCTGACCCTGCCGTGGCTGATGAAGGTGCTGAACGCGTCCCAGGATGGCACGGAGGAGCGCGACGCGGCGCGGCTCCTGGCCCGCCGTGCCCAGGCGGCCGCCGTGGCCGCGCTGAAGGACCACGAGCTCGTGAAGGAGCTGCCGCCGGAGAAGGTGGCCCTGGTGAAGGAAAAGATGACCAGGCTGCACGCCGAACTGCTGGACGGGAGCCTCCGCAACGAGAGCCTCGCCGAGAAGCGTGAGCGGGGCAGGGAGCTGGCCATCACGGTCCAGACCATCGCCCTGGACGCCGCGCGGCAGGAGGTCGTCGCGGCCCGGAGCGAGCCGGACATGGACCCCGAGGTGGCGGACAGGGTGCTGCGCCAGCTCGACCTGCGGACCATGATTATGCCGGAGTAG
- a CDS encoding dihydrofolate reductase family protein, with protein sequence MARLIYSGLMSLDGYIADRDGNFGWAEPDAEVHSFVNELQRPAGTYLLGRRMYEVMAVWEHPEDFGEIPDYIRDFADLWKAADKVVFSRTLKDIATARTRIEREFSADAVGRLKADVGRDLAVGGADLAASAIRAGLVDEFQMFLSPVAVGGGKRFLPEDVRLRLELLEERRFGNGTVFLRYANRTDDRSG encoded by the coding sequence ATGGCCAGACTGATCTACTCGGGACTCATGTCCCTCGACGGGTACATCGCGGACCGGGACGGCAACTTCGGCTGGGCCGAGCCGGACGCTGAGGTGCATTCCTTCGTCAACGAACTGCAGCGGCCGGCTGGCACCTACCTGCTCGGGCGCCGGATGTACGAAGTCATGGCCGTCTGGGAGCATCCGGAAGACTTCGGCGAGATTCCCGACTACATCCGGGACTTTGCCGACCTCTGGAAAGCAGCGGACAAGGTGGTCTTTTCCCGCACCCTGAAGGACATAGCCACTGCCCGGACCCGGATCGAGCGGGAGTTCAGCGCCGACGCCGTCGGACGGCTCAAGGCCGACGTCGGCCGGGACCTGGCGGTGGGCGGCGCCGACCTTGCCGCGTCAGCCATCCGGGCCGGGCTGGTGGACGAGTTCCAGATGTTCCTCTCGCCCGTGGCAGTGGGCGGCGGCAAGCGCTTCCTCCCGGAGGACGTCCGCCTCCGGCTTGAGCTGCTCGAGGAGCGGCGGTTCGGGAACGGCACGGTCTTCCTCCGCTACGCCAACCGGACGGACGACCGGTCCGGATGA
- a CDS encoding carbohydrate ABC transporter permease → MTAFPLTARRASHAPDRPALRRKIRSGREGYKVNWWLTGLMLVASLTVLLPLYFTVAMALKSPDQIGTGTGLAWPSPVNWENFGAAYVATDFPRAFMSTAFVTVFSVLGSLACSSLVAYAIARNWNRRFFRGSFVYLLSAMFIPFPVIILPLIKQTALLGLDNPGGVVFLHVLGGISFNTLLYIAFVRSIPVELEESARLDGATTWQVFRRIIFPLLAPMNATVGIFAFLGSWNDFLLPQMMIADPALQTLPVVQMLFQGEFNTNYSLAFASYLMAMAPTLVVYILAQRWVLSGVMRGAVK, encoded by the coding sequence ATGACAGCTTTTCCGCTTACCGCTCGCCGCGCCTCGCACGCTCCAGACCGCCCCGCACTCCGCCGGAAGATCCGCTCCGGCCGGGAGGGCTACAAGGTCAACTGGTGGCTGACCGGGCTGATGCTGGTGGCCTCCCTGACCGTGCTGCTGCCGCTGTACTTCACCGTGGCCATGGCCCTGAAGTCCCCGGACCAGATCGGAACGGGCACGGGCCTTGCCTGGCCGAGCCCGGTGAACTGGGAGAACTTCGGCGCCGCCTATGTGGCAACGGATTTCCCGCGGGCTTTCATGTCGACGGCGTTCGTCACCGTGTTCAGCGTCCTTGGTTCCCTGGCGTGCAGCTCGCTGGTGGCGTATGCCATCGCCAGGAACTGGAACCGGAGGTTCTTCCGGGGCTCCTTCGTGTACCTGCTCTCGGCCATGTTCATCCCGTTCCCGGTGATCATCCTGCCCCTGATCAAGCAGACGGCCCTCCTCGGCCTGGACAACCCGGGCGGAGTGGTGTTCCTGCACGTGCTGGGCGGCATCTCGTTCAACACGCTGCTGTACATCGCCTTCGTCCGCTCCATCCCGGTGGAGCTCGAGGAATCAGCCAGGCTCGACGGCGCCACCACGTGGCAGGTGTTCCGCAGGATCATCTTCCCGCTGCTGGCCCCCATGAACGCCACCGTGGGCATCTTCGCCTTCCTCGGCTCATGGAACGACTTCCTGCTCCCGCAGATGATGATCGCCGATCCAGCCCTGCAGACCCTCCCCGTGGTGCAGATGCTCTTCCAGGGAGAGTTCAACACCAACTACAGCCTCGCATTCGCGTCCTACCTGATGGCCATGGCACCCACTTTGGTGGTTTACATCCTGGCCCAGCGTTGGGTACTGTCCGGAGTCATGCGCGGGGCCGTCAAGTAG
- a CDS encoding ABC transporter substrate-binding protein, with protein MSAIPLSRETPLSRRALFKAAGLAGAAAVLPLAGCGSVPSSQNGVTTLRFMQNKPEVVAYFNQVIKDFEALNPDIRVIQDFNEGNFVPGLVRNDPPDVVTRGFAQATADFVRKGVFADLSDHPAAATIDPKVQDLVSSWGQYSGHETSALPFSLAAAGVIYNRDIFEAQGVAVPTTWDEFVAACEKFKAAGITPIYGTFKDSWTLGQGMFDYLSGGSLDVAGFFAELTAKGAAISEDAKESFTSNFGPVLPKMLELAAFSQKGATSKNYADGNAAFAKGQAAMYLQGPWALSQLVAANKGVRLGSFPLPVTNKPADTKARVNVDMALSITRNTPNMAAARRFVSYLLDPSVVNAYNEKNAAFSPLKEAPAVENPQITGLAASVQAGRYYQGATTYFPPSVPLYNYIQSFVYGKNGEQFLSALDDEWRRVAERTAV; from the coding sequence GTGAGCGCAATCCCGCTCAGCCGCGAGACCCCGCTCAGCCGCCGCGCGCTGTTCAAGGCGGCCGGCCTCGCCGGCGCTGCAGCTGTCCTTCCGCTGGCGGGCTGCGGCTCCGTGCCCAGCAGCCAGAACGGCGTCACCACGCTGCGCTTCATGCAGAACAAGCCCGAGGTGGTGGCCTACTTCAACCAGGTGATCAAGGACTTCGAGGCGCTCAACCCGGACATCCGCGTCATTCAGGACTTCAATGAGGGCAACTTCGTTCCGGGCCTGGTCCGTAACGACCCGCCCGACGTCGTGACCCGAGGCTTCGCCCAGGCCACCGCCGACTTCGTCCGCAAGGGCGTGTTCGCAGACCTTTCTGACCATCCGGCCGCAGCCACGATCGACCCCAAGGTCCAGGACCTGGTCAGTTCCTGGGGACAGTACAGCGGGCACGAAACCAGCGCCCTCCCGTTCTCCCTGGCAGCCGCCGGAGTCATCTACAACCGGGACATCTTCGAGGCCCAGGGTGTGGCCGTCCCCACCACGTGGGACGAATTCGTGGCGGCCTGCGAGAAATTCAAGGCCGCCGGCATCACCCCTATTTACGGCACCTTCAAGGACAGCTGGACCCTCGGCCAGGGCATGTTCGACTACCTCTCGGGCGGTTCCCTGGACGTCGCCGGCTTTTTCGCGGAGCTCACCGCCAAGGGTGCCGCCATCAGTGAAGACGCCAAAGAGTCGTTCACCAGCAACTTCGGCCCGGTCCTGCCCAAGATGCTCGAGCTGGCAGCCTTCTCACAGAAGGGCGCCACGAGCAAGAACTACGCGGACGGCAACGCCGCGTTCGCCAAGGGCCAGGCGGCCATGTACCTGCAGGGTCCGTGGGCGCTGTCCCAGCTGGTGGCCGCCAACAAGGGCGTCAGGCTCGGCAGCTTCCCGCTGCCCGTCACCAACAAGCCCGCGGACACCAAGGCCCGGGTCAACGTGGACATGGCACTGTCCATCACACGCAACACGCCGAACATGGCCGCGGCACGGCGCTTCGTCAGCTACCTGCTGGACCCCTCCGTCGTGAACGCCTACAACGAGAAGAACGCGGCGTTCTCGCCGCTCAAGGAAGCACCCGCCGTCGAAAATCCCCAGATCACCGGCCTCGCCGCCTCTGTGCAGGCTGGGCGGTACTACCAGGGAGCCACCACCTACTTCCCGCCGTCAGTACCGCTGTACAACTACATCCAGTCCTTCGTGTACGGCAAGAACGGTGAGCAGTTCCTTTCCGCCCTCGACGACGAATGGCGCCGGGTCGCCGAGCGCACCGCGGTCTGA
- a CDS encoding glycoside hydrolase family 13 protein, with product MSTTATLATLSDSDRLADPNWWRQASVYQIYPRSFSDSNGDGLGDIKGITAKVPYLKALGIDAVWLSPFYPSALADGGYDVDDYRNVDPKLGTLEDFDEMANALHAAGIKLIADIVPNHSSDRHEWFKEAVASPKGSPARDRYIFRDGKGPNGEFPPSDWDSVFGGPAWERITEPDGTPGQWYMHIFAKEQPDLNWANREIRDDFLKTLRFWSDRGVDGFRVDVAHALTKDLTEPLLSKVELTEANTGTDGFPDGSHPFWDRDEVHEVYAEWREVFNEYNPPRTAVAEAWVHATRRARYASPEGLGQAFNFDLLQADFDAEEFHEIITRNLAEAAATGASSTWVFSNHDVVRHATRYGLPKGSKGKHAKGQDGKDWLLAGGPEKDLDVELGKRRARAATLLMLALPGSAYLYQGEELGLQEVADIPESERQDPSFFRNRGVEVGRDGCRVPLPWSVEGTSFGFGDGGAHLPQPDWFSSYAVEAQDGTQGSTLELYRTALKLRRELQTAEELEWIETGNPEVLHFSRPGGWQAVTNFGDTAVDLPAGTVLVSSAPLEGGKLPANTTAWLR from the coding sequence TTGTCCACCACCGCCACGCTGGCAACCCTTTCCGATTCCGACCGCCTGGCCGATCCGAACTGGTGGCGCCAGGCGTCCGTCTACCAGATCTACCCCCGCAGCTTTTCCGATTCGAACGGCGACGGCCTGGGCGATATCAAGGGCATCACGGCCAAGGTCCCGTACCTGAAGGCGCTCGGAATCGACGCCGTCTGGCTCAGCCCGTTCTACCCTTCGGCGCTCGCCGACGGCGGGTACGACGTGGATGACTATCGCAACGTGGACCCGAAGCTCGGCACCCTGGAGGACTTCGATGAGATGGCCAACGCCCTCCACGCCGCCGGCATCAAGCTGATCGCAGACATCGTCCCGAACCACTCCTCGGACCGGCACGAATGGTTCAAGGAAGCCGTGGCCTCCCCGAAGGGCTCCCCGGCCCGGGACCGCTACATCTTCCGGGACGGCAAAGGCCCCAACGGAGAGTTCCCGCCCTCGGACTGGGACTCCGTCTTCGGCGGCCCCGCCTGGGAACGCATCACCGAACCGGACGGCACCCCCGGCCAGTGGTACATGCACATCTTCGCCAAGGAGCAGCCGGACCTGAACTGGGCCAACCGGGAAATCCGCGACGACTTCCTCAAAACCTTGCGCTTCTGGTCGGACCGCGGCGTGGACGGATTCCGCGTGGACGTGGCGCACGCGCTCACCAAGGACCTCACCGAACCGCTGCTCTCCAAGGTTGAGCTGACCGAGGCCAACACCGGCACTGACGGATTCCCTGACGGCTCGCACCCGTTCTGGGACCGCGACGAGGTGCACGAGGTCTACGCCGAATGGCGCGAGGTGTTCAACGAGTACAACCCGCCGCGCACCGCCGTCGCCGAGGCCTGGGTGCATGCCACCCGCCGGGCCCGGTACGCGAGCCCCGAGGGACTGGGCCAGGCGTTCAACTTCGACCTCCTGCAGGCGGACTTCGACGCCGAGGAGTTCCACGAGATCATCACCCGCAACCTGGCAGAGGCTGCAGCCACCGGCGCGTCCTCCACCTGGGTGTTCTCCAACCACGACGTCGTCCGGCACGCCACCCGCTACGGCCTGCCCAAGGGCTCCAAGGGCAAGCACGCCAAGGGCCAGGACGGCAAGGACTGGCTGCTGGCCGGCGGGCCGGAAAAGGATCTCGACGTCGAGCTCGGCAAGCGCCGCGCCCGCGCCGCCACGCTCCTCATGCTCGCGCTGCCCGGCTCCGCCTACCTGTACCAGGGCGAGGAACTGGGCCTGCAGGAAGTGGCGGACATCCCGGAATCCGAACGGCAGGACCCGTCGTTCTTCCGCAACAGGGGAGTGGAAGTGGGCCGCGACGGCTGCCGCGTGCCGCTGCCGTGGTCCGTGGAGGGCACATCCTTCGGGTTCGGCGACGGCGGCGCTCACCTGCCGCAGCCCGACTGGTTCAGCAGCTACGCCGTTGAGGCGCAGGACGGCACCCAGGGCTCCACGCTCGAGCTCTACCGCACGGCCCTGAAGCTCCGCCGCGAACTGCAGACCGCCGAAGAGCTGGAATGGATCGAAACCGGAAATCCGGAGGTCCTGCACTTCAGCCGGCCGGGTGGCTGGCAGGCAGTGACCAACTTCGGGGACACCGCCGTCGACCTTCCCGCGGGCACGGTGCTGGTGAGCAGCGCACCGCTGGAAGGCGGCAAGCTGCCGGCCAACACCACCGCCTGGCTGCGCTGA
- a CDS encoding NAD(P)H-binding protein, which produces MTRIAIIGGHGKVALHLSALLTEQGHSVTSFIRNPDHAADVAATGASPSVLDVEKSTTADIAAALRNHDAVVWSAGAGGGNPARTYAVDRDAAIRSMDAAAEAGVGRYVMVSYFGAGPDHGVPEEHSFHAYAEAKAAADEYLRGTKLAWTILGPGSLTEGPGNGLIEANPDDASSGTQTSRANVAIVAAAVLGLPGTAGRTIQFRDGTQPVAAALDALQQ; this is translated from the coding sequence ATGACCCGTATCGCAATCATCGGCGGCCACGGCAAGGTGGCCCTGCATCTGTCCGCCCTCCTCACGGAACAGGGGCACAGCGTCACGTCCTTCATCCGCAACCCGGACCATGCGGCAGATGTCGCCGCCACCGGTGCGTCGCCGTCGGTCCTTGACGTTGAAAAGTCGACGACGGCGGACATCGCCGCCGCGCTCCGGAACCACGACGCCGTGGTCTGGTCAGCCGGTGCCGGGGGAGGGAACCCGGCCCGCACGTATGCGGTGGACCGCGACGCCGCCATCCGCTCCATGGACGCGGCCGCAGAGGCCGGCGTCGGGCGCTATGTGATGGTGTCCTACTTCGGCGCGGGCCCGGACCACGGGGTTCCCGAGGAACACAGCTTCCACGCGTACGCCGAGGCCAAGGCCGCCGCCGATGAGTACCTCCGCGGCACCAAGCTTGCCTGGACCATCCTGGGGCCGGGCTCCCTGACCGAGGGGCCGGGGAACGGGCTGATCGAGGCTAACCCCGACGACGCCAGTTCCGGCACGCAGACGTCGCGCGCCAACGTGGCCATCGTTGCCGCCGCGGTGCTGGGCTTGCCGGGAACCGCCGGCCGGACCATCCAATTCCGCGACGGCACCCAGCCGGTCGCTGCCGCGCTGGACGCCCTGCAGCAGTAG
- a CDS encoding ROK family protein, giving the protein MSEMTAATPQLLRRVSAGAVLDYMRASGAVTVTDVIQATGLTRATAISVCEDLMQRGWITELENQRAFGGYQKGRPARRFELNERAGYVLGMDVGFSKATVVVSDLRGKALGRASQPFEIEDISAEERVAVIDRAALMALHSVGASPDAVLAVCAGIAAPVDRKGNILAVQHFWGLFDVGLKSALDKLHGWTVLLENDANLAALGDRWRGAAAGVDDVVVILASERFGSGVIEDGRLLHGSGGAAGELAYLDLVEGVGDTFGIATLARVWAAEALEGTAATSLREHAASGAEAEHVFAAAAAGDAEALKILDRLADRMARVIGSVATMVNPELVVIGGAVANSAGALLERIAARLPEFTVTPPRVAVSPLGDSIVTVGAVRRALDYVETNSLDLELNVPA; this is encoded by the coding sequence ATGTCCGAAATGACGGCGGCCACGCCGCAGCTGCTTCGCCGCGTGAGCGCCGGAGCAGTCCTGGATTACATGCGCGCCTCGGGCGCGGTGACGGTTACCGACGTCATCCAGGCCACCGGCCTGACCCGGGCCACCGCCATCTCCGTCTGCGAGGACCTCATGCAGCGCGGGTGGATTACCGAGCTGGAGAACCAGCGCGCCTTTGGCGGCTACCAGAAGGGACGGCCCGCCCGCAGATTCGAACTCAACGAGCGGGCAGGCTATGTCCTGGGAATGGACGTGGGCTTCTCGAAGGCGACGGTGGTGGTGTCCGATCTTCGCGGCAAGGCGCTGGGACGCGCCAGCCAGCCGTTTGAGATTGAGGACATCTCCGCCGAGGAACGCGTGGCTGTCATTGACCGGGCTGCCTTAATGGCGCTGCACAGCGTGGGGGCCTCCCCCGACGCTGTGCTGGCCGTGTGCGCCGGCATCGCCGCCCCGGTGGACCGGAAGGGCAACATCCTGGCGGTCCAGCATTTCTGGGGGCTGTTCGACGTCGGACTGAAGTCCGCGCTGGACAAGCTGCACGGATGGACGGTGCTGCTGGAGAACGACGCCAACCTCGCCGCCCTCGGTGACCGGTGGCGTGGCGCGGCTGCGGGCGTGGACGACGTCGTCGTGATCCTGGCCAGTGAACGCTTCGGTTCGGGCGTCATCGAAGACGGCCGCCTGCTGCACGGCAGCGGCGGCGCCGCGGGTGAACTCGCGTATCTGGACCTGGTGGAGGGAGTGGGCGACACCTTCGGTATCGCGACGCTGGCGCGGGTCTGGGCTGCGGAGGCGCTTGAGGGCACCGCCGCGACGTCCCTCCGCGAACACGCCGCGTCGGGGGCCGAGGCGGAGCACGTCTTTGCCGCGGCGGCTGCCGGCGACGCGGAGGCACTGAAGATCCTTGACCGGCTGGCCGACAGGATGGCCCGGGTCATCGGCTCTGTAGCCACCATGGTCAACCCCGAGCTCGTGGTGATCGGCGGGGCCGTGGCCAACTCTGCGGGGGCCCTGCTCGAGCGGATTGCGGCCCGGCTGCCGGAGTTCACCGTCACCCCACCGCGGGTGGCGGTCTCACCGCTGGGTGATTCGATCGTCACCGTGGGCGCGGTCCGGCGGGCCCTGGACTACGTGGAGACGAATAGCCTGGACCTGGAGCTGAACGTCCCGGCCTGA
- a CDS encoding TauD/TfdA dioxygenase family protein has protein sequence MTVITETKLEFSKLGSRIGAEIRGLDLSGDLPAETVAEIRAALNEHKALVFREANILSDEAQVKFASHFGPLTKAHPTVASVEGEENVLPVDSENGSANNWHTDVTFVVNPPQASTLRSIDLPAYGGETLIASSAGAYSDLPDELRNFADTLWAIHTNDYDYSVPKNLEHANAEERRKEFTRLKFETAHPVVRVHPLTGERGLFIGGFAQRLRIVGLSNTESRDIIRLLQAYVTRPENVVRVNWEPNQLVLFDNRITQHYAPDNYDGQPRKLNRVTIAGDIPVGVDGKQSQALKGDASTYSEIAPL, from the coding sequence ATGACTGTCATTACCGAAACAAAGCTCGAATTCTCCAAGCTGGGCTCCCGCATCGGCGCCGAGATCCGCGGCCTGGACCTCAGCGGCGACCTGCCGGCAGAGACCGTTGCAGAGATCCGTGCGGCCCTCAACGAGCACAAAGCCCTGGTGTTCCGTGAAGCCAACATCCTCTCCGACGAGGCGCAGGTGAAGTTCGCCAGCCACTTCGGCCCGCTCACCAAGGCGCACCCCACCGTGGCGTCCGTGGAGGGCGAAGAGAACGTCCTGCCGGTGGACAGCGAGAACGGTTCGGCCAACAACTGGCACACGGATGTCACGTTCGTGGTCAACCCGCCGCAGGCGTCGACCCTGCGCAGCATCGACCTGCCGGCGTACGGCGGCGAGACACTGATCGCGTCTTCCGCCGGCGCGTACAGCGACCTGCCGGACGAGCTGCGGAACTTCGCCGACACCCTCTGGGCCATCCACACCAACGACTACGACTACTCCGTGCCCAAGAACCTGGAACACGCCAACGCCGAGGAGCGCCGCAAGGAGTTCACCCGGCTCAAGTTCGAGACGGCCCACCCCGTGGTGCGGGTCCACCCGCTGACCGGCGAGCGCGGATTGTTCATTGGGGGCTTCGCGCAGCGCCTGCGGATCGTTGGTCTGTCCAACACCGAGTCCAGGGACATCATCCGCCTGCTCCAGGCCTACGTAACCCGTCCCGAAAACGTGGTCCGCGTGAACTGGGAGCCCAACCAGCTGGTGCTCTTCGACAACCGGATCACCCAGCACTACGCACCGGACAACTACGACGGCCAGCCGCGCAAGCTCAACCGCGTCACCATCGCCGGGGACATCCCGGTGGGCGTGGACGGCAAGCAGAGCCAGGCCCTGAAGGGTGATGCATCCACGTACTCGGAGATCGCCCCGCTCTAG
- a CDS encoding carbohydrate ABC transporter permease, with protein sequence MTTTSETARAAQPAASTVPPKAPLRSVRAKGRIDPAYYWMVVPVLALFAFFITLPALVGVFFSLTNYAGYGDWKFIGLSNYVNIFKDPAILQSYIFTFVFALTTTVVVNIVALAIALGLNAKIKWRTGIRTVFFIPMVLSALVVSFVFNYLFSNTLPVLADRFGVTPLATSILANENYAWLAIVLVTVWQAAPGATIIYLAGLQSVPSEVYEAADLDGAGSFRQFRSLTLPLILGYLVINVILGFKGFLGTYEIIVGLTGGGPGMATQSVAMRIFSGFTGGDYSYQMANAVIYFLITLLISVIQLRLIQRRGVSL encoded by the coding sequence ATGACTACAACCTCCGAGACGGCGCGGGCAGCCCAGCCCGCCGCGTCGACCGTTCCCCCGAAGGCCCCGCTGCGGTCCGTCCGTGCCAAGGGCCGCATCGACCCTGCGTACTACTGGATGGTGGTGCCGGTCCTGGCGCTGTTCGCCTTCTTCATCACCCTGCCGGCCCTCGTGGGCGTGTTTTTCAGCCTGACGAACTATGCCGGCTACGGCGACTGGAAGTTCATCGGACTGTCCAACTACGTCAACATCTTCAAAGATCCGGCCATCCTGCAGTCCTACATCTTCACGTTCGTCTTCGCCCTGACCACCACGGTGGTGGTCAACATCGTGGCGCTGGCGATCGCCCTTGGCTTGAACGCCAAAATCAAGTGGCGCACCGGCATCCGCACCGTCTTCTTCATCCCCATGGTGCTCTCGGCCCTGGTGGTGTCCTTCGTGTTCAACTACCTGTTCTCCAACACCCTGCCCGTGCTGGCGGACCGCTTCGGCGTGACGCCCCTGGCCACGAGCATCCTGGCCAACGAGAACTACGCCTGGCTGGCCATCGTGCTGGTCACGGTGTGGCAGGCGGCTCCCGGCGCCACCATCATCTACCTGGCCGGGCTGCAGAGCGTCCCTTCCGAGGTGTACGAAGCCGCGGATCTCGACGGGGCCGGCAGCTTCCGGCAGTTCCGGAGCCTGACCCTGCCGCTCATCCTCGGCTACCTGGTCATCAACGTGATCCTCGGCTTCAAGGGCTTCCTGGGAACCTACGAAATCATCGTGGGCCTCACCGGGGGCGGGCCGGGCATGGCCACCCAGTCCGTGGCCATGCGCATCTTCTCCGGCTTCACCGGCGGGGACTACTCCTACCAGATGGCGAACGCGGTCATCTACTTCCTGATCACCCTGCTGATCTCCGTCATCCAGCTGCGCCTCATCCAGCGCCGGGGGGTTTCACTCTAA
- a CDS encoding aldo/keto reductase encodes MTEQTAVPYGRLLYGCMGLGGDWSTEPHEITDVEAAAEAIDAALDIGVTLFDHADIYRHGKAEAVFGEVLAGTSGLRERLQLQTKCGIRLNERGLETHYDLSADAIIERVNGSLERLRTDYVDILLLHRPDPLMDPAEVSAAVGKLMAEGKVRALGVSNMSAAQIEFLQDSLETPVVANQLELSLLKRDWLESTVLVNHPDAHGYSFPHGTLEYCARQGITLQAYGALARGHYTGNPPERPTPAESATAALLAEMARENGTTVEAVLLGWLMKHPAGIAPVIGTANPDRIRACAGAARAAETMTRAEWYQLWVTARGSNIP; translated from the coding sequence ATGACTGAACAGACTGCAGTGCCCTACGGCCGGCTGCTCTACGGCTGCATGGGCCTGGGCGGGGACTGGTCGACTGAACCCCACGAAATCACCGACGTCGAGGCCGCGGCCGAGGCCATCGATGCGGCGCTGGACATCGGCGTCACGCTCTTTGACCACGCCGACATCTACCGGCACGGAAAAGCCGAGGCCGTCTTCGGCGAGGTCCTGGCCGGCACCAGCGGGCTGCGCGAGCGCCTCCAGCTGCAGACCAAATGCGGGATCCGGCTGAACGAGCGGGGATTGGAAACCCACTACGACCTGAGCGCGGACGCCATCATCGAGCGCGTGAACGGCAGTCTCGAGCGCCTACGCACCGACTACGTGGACATCCTCCTGCTGCACCGCCCGGATCCCCTGATGGACCCCGCGGAGGTGTCGGCCGCCGTCGGGAAGCTGATGGCGGAAGGTAAGGTGCGGGCGCTCGGTGTGTCCAACATGTCCGCCGCCCAGATCGAGTTCCTGCAGGACAGCCTCGAGACCCCGGTGGTGGCCAACCAGCTGGAGCTCAGCCTGCTCAAGCGCGACTGGCTGGAAAGCACCGTGCTAGTGAACCATCCCGATGCCCACGGCTACAGCTTTCCGCACGGGACGCTCGAGTACTGTGCCCGGCAGGGGATCACGCTGCAGGCCTACGGCGCCCTGGCCCGCGGCCACTACACCGGCAACCCGCCCGAGCGGCCCACTCCGGCCGAGAGCGCCACAGCCGCGCTGCTGGCGGAGATGGCGCGGGAGAACGGCACCACCGTGGAGGCAGTGCTGCTGGGCTGGCTCATGAAGCACCCGGCCGGGATCGCGCCGGTTATCGGGACCGCCAACCCGGACCGGATCCGTGCGTGCGCCGGGGCCGCCCGCGCGGCCGAGACCATGACCCGCGCCGAGTGGTACCAGCTGTGGGTCACGGCCCGGGGAAGCAACATCCCTTAA